A single region of the Brachypodium distachyon strain Bd21 chromosome 3, Brachypodium_distachyon_v3.0, whole genome shotgun sequence genome encodes:
- the LOC100838487 gene encoding uncharacterized protein LOC100838487 isoform X1 gives MDYPWRFPPGAGADLCPICSAPHFPFCPPPPLPPHPFPYDFHPPPPPPPPQYHAPFHPPPPQPPMWAPPGPHPYDLPDREGPHKRMRMGEAPPFDPYAPPPPPHPPMLGRDSVEGERLIGLIREHGHGHGRPPLPPTQRHGELYPHDGFGYEGARGYPPQNYINTYAQGGNSTDYDHERRLQGGNFADYDQARRLHPLPRHYDSGSDFVPVGGSREKYFDLDHHYHQFHQEASPGASSLPPVPHYAEAGNHYDSRDWRPHASVVPPPPDPPVPSPPDYHATPSLQAVNSSLFPVLSGSPATTALPPSDHTLHQSHLTLNANCCNGTDHSEGLDLIYRPHPEQHLRDRNPTQVKHSFNSTKLNTINACDLFKQPLRASRPDHIVIIMRGLPGSGKSYLAKALRDLEVECGGNAPRIHSMDDYFMIEVEKKVEGSEGSKSSTASKGRKQLTKKVIEYCYEPEMEETYRSSMLSAFMKTLDEGNFTFVIVDDRNLRVADFAQFWASAKKSGYEVYLLEAPYKDPTGCAARNVHGFTIDDIRKMAADWEEAPPLYLRLDTHSLFHDDNLREHSIQEVDMDMDDTDDANDTAVSTETENSNKAIPESTGVADQGEKWDSSDEEDLDDIKELGQSKWSKDFDDDTEKSKHTEGNTHALSGLAQTYGTRRKTLTWGDRLEKGGFSIGAAKRRRTSSLIIGPGSGYNLVSNPLDEDSSTETKDKVNNETKRRFCEQLRDEGQSFRAVFDKRKQRVGVFENGNDE, from the exons ATGGACTATCCATGGCGCTTCccgcccggcgccggcgccgaccttTGCCCCATCTGTTCCGCTCCCCACTTCCCCTTTtgcccgcctccgcctctgccgcCTCACCCCTTCCCGTACGATTTCCAcccgccgccccctcctcccccgccgcagTACCATGCCCCCttccacccgccgccgccacagccgcCGATGTGGGCTCCTCCGGGGCCGCACCCCTACGATCTTCCCGACAGGGAAGGCCCCCACAAGCGGATGCGCATGGGGGAGGCCCCTCCTTTCGATCCGtacgccccgccgccgcctccccatCCGCCGATGCTGGGCAGGGATTCCGTGGAGGGCGAGAGGCTGATTGGCCTGATCCGGGAGcacggccatggccatggccgccctcCGCTGCCCCCTACACAGCGCCATGGCGAACTGTACCCACACGATGGTTTCGGTTATGAAGGTGCTAGAGGTTATCCTCCTCAAAATTATATTAATACATATGCGCAGGGAGGTAATTCCACAGATTACGATCACGAGAGAAGGTTGCAAGGTGGTAATTTTGCTGATTACGATCAAGCGAGAAGGTTGCACCCTCTGCCAAGACACTATGACTCGGGTTCTGATTTTGTGCCGGTAGGAGGATCCCGAGAGAAGTATTTTGACCTTGATCACCATTACCATCAATTCCATCAGGAGGCATCTCCTGGTGCGTCATCACTTCCCCCAGTGCCTCATTATGCTGAGGCAGGAAACCATTATGATTCTCGTGATTGGCGTCCTCATGCGTCTGTTGTGCCACCACCACCGGATCCCCCAGTGCCTTCTCCGCCAGATTACCATGCTACGCCATCTCTGCAGGCTGTAAATTCATCATTATTTCCTGTTCTTTCTGGTTCTCCAGCTACAACAGCACTTCCTCCTAGTGATCATACATTGCATCAATCCCACCTGACTCTGAATGCAAATTGTTGCAATGGAACCGACCACAGCGAG GGCTTAGATTTGATATATCGACCACACCCAGAGCAGCATCTGAGAGATAGAAATCCAACACAAGTGAAGCATTCTTTCAACAGTACAAAATTAAATACCATCAATGCTTGTGATTTGTTCAAGCAGCCCCTTCGCGCTTCACGCCCTGACCATATTGTTATCATCATGCGAGGGCTTCCAG GTAGTGGAAAGAGCTATCTGGCGAAGGCACTGCGTGATCTTGAAGTTGAGTGTGGTGGAAATGCACCAAGAATTCACTCAATGGATGACTATTTCATGATTGAGGTTGAGAAG AAGGTTGAAGGCAGCGAAGGGTCTAAATCTTCTACTGCATCCAAAGGAAGGAAGCAATTGACCAAAAAAGTGATTGAATATTGTTATGAACCTGAAATGGAGGAG ACATACAGATCAAGCATGTTGAGCGCATTTATGAAGACCCTTGATGAAGGGAATTTTACATTTGTGATTG TGGATGACCGCAATCTGCGGGTAGCAGATTTTGCTCAATTTTGGGCAAGCGCGAAG aAATCTGGCTATGAGGTGTACTTGCTGGAAGCACCATACAAGGATCCAACA GGCTGTGCGGCTAGGAATGTGCATGGGTTTACAATAGATGATATCAGAAAGATGGCAGCTGACTGGGAGGAGGCTCCACCACTATATCTCCGATTAGACACCCAT TCATTATTCCATGATGACAATCTTCGTGAGCATTCTATACAAGAG GTGGATATGGACATGGATGATACTGATGATGCCAATGACACAGCAGTTAGCACTGAGACTGAAAACTCAAACAAGGCTATACCTGAGTCGACAGGTGTTGCAGATCAAG GGGAGAAGTGGGACTCATCAGATGAAGAAGACCTAGATGACATTAAAGAGCTGGGACAGAGTAAATGGTCAAAAGATTTTGATGACGATACTGAGAAGTCCAAGCACACAGAGGGAAATACACATGCTCTTTCTGGACTGGCACAGACATATGGCACGCGTCGAAAGACACTTACGTGGGGTGATCGG CTTGAAAAGGGTGGATTCTCTATTGGTGCAGCCAAAAGAAGACGCACTTCATCTTTAATCATTGGCCCTGGATCAGGGTACAATTTG
- the LOC100838487 gene encoding uncharacterized protein LOC100838487 isoform X2 → MDYPWRFPPGAGADLCPICSAPHFPFCPPPPLPPHPFPYDFHPPPPPPPPQYHAPFHPPPPQPPMWAPPGPHPYDLPDREGPHKRMRMGEAPPFDPYAPPPPPHPPMLGRDSVEGERLIGLIREHGHGHGRPPLPPTQRHGELYPHDGFGYEGARGYPPQNYINTYAQGGNSTDYDHERRLQGGNFADYDQARRLHPLPRHYDSGSDFVPVGGSREKYFDLDHHYHQFHQEASPGASSLPPVPHYAEAGNHYDSRDWRPHASVVPPPPDPPVPSPPDYHATPSLQAVNSSLFPVLSGSPATTALPPSDHTLHQSHLTLNANCCNGTDHSEGLDLIYRPHPEQHLRDRNPTQVKHSFNSTKLNTINACDLFKQPLRASRPDHIVIIMRGLPGSGKSYLAKALRDLEVECGGNAPRIHSMDDYFMIEVEKVEGSEGSKSSTASKGRKQLTKKVIEYCYEPEMEETYRSSMLSAFMKTLDEGNFTFVIVDDRNLRVADFAQFWASAKKSGYEVYLLEAPYKDPTGCAARNVHGFTIDDIRKMAADWEEAPPLYLRLDTHSLFHDDNLREHSIQEVDMDMDDTDDANDTAVSTETENSNKAIPESTGVADQGEKWDSSDEEDLDDIKELGQSKWSKDFDDDTEKSKHTEGNTHALSGLAQTYGTRRKTLTWGDRLEKGGFSIGAAKRRRTSSLIIGPGSGYNLVSNPLDEDSSTETKDKVNNETKRRFCEQLRDEGQSFRAVFDKRKQRVGVFENGNDE, encoded by the exons ATGGACTATCCATGGCGCTTCccgcccggcgccggcgccgaccttTGCCCCATCTGTTCCGCTCCCCACTTCCCCTTTtgcccgcctccgcctctgccgcCTCACCCCTTCCCGTACGATTTCCAcccgccgccccctcctcccccgccgcagTACCATGCCCCCttccacccgccgccgccacagccgcCGATGTGGGCTCCTCCGGGGCCGCACCCCTACGATCTTCCCGACAGGGAAGGCCCCCACAAGCGGATGCGCATGGGGGAGGCCCCTCCTTTCGATCCGtacgccccgccgccgcctccccatCCGCCGATGCTGGGCAGGGATTCCGTGGAGGGCGAGAGGCTGATTGGCCTGATCCGGGAGcacggccatggccatggccgccctcCGCTGCCCCCTACACAGCGCCATGGCGAACTGTACCCACACGATGGTTTCGGTTATGAAGGTGCTAGAGGTTATCCTCCTCAAAATTATATTAATACATATGCGCAGGGAGGTAATTCCACAGATTACGATCACGAGAGAAGGTTGCAAGGTGGTAATTTTGCTGATTACGATCAAGCGAGAAGGTTGCACCCTCTGCCAAGACACTATGACTCGGGTTCTGATTTTGTGCCGGTAGGAGGATCCCGAGAGAAGTATTTTGACCTTGATCACCATTACCATCAATTCCATCAGGAGGCATCTCCTGGTGCGTCATCACTTCCCCCAGTGCCTCATTATGCTGAGGCAGGAAACCATTATGATTCTCGTGATTGGCGTCCTCATGCGTCTGTTGTGCCACCACCACCGGATCCCCCAGTGCCTTCTCCGCCAGATTACCATGCTACGCCATCTCTGCAGGCTGTAAATTCATCATTATTTCCTGTTCTTTCTGGTTCTCCAGCTACAACAGCACTTCCTCCTAGTGATCATACATTGCATCAATCCCACCTGACTCTGAATGCAAATTGTTGCAATGGAACCGACCACAGCGAG GGCTTAGATTTGATATATCGACCACACCCAGAGCAGCATCTGAGAGATAGAAATCCAACACAAGTGAAGCATTCTTTCAACAGTACAAAATTAAATACCATCAATGCTTGTGATTTGTTCAAGCAGCCCCTTCGCGCTTCACGCCCTGACCATATTGTTATCATCATGCGAGGGCTTCCAG GTAGTGGAAAGAGCTATCTGGCGAAGGCACTGCGTGATCTTGAAGTTGAGTGTGGTGGAAATGCACCAAGAATTCACTCAATGGATGACTATTTCATGATTGAGGTTGAGAAG GTTGAAGGCAGCGAAGGGTCTAAATCTTCTACTGCATCCAAAGGAAGGAAGCAATTGACCAAAAAAGTGATTGAATATTGTTATGAACCTGAAATGGAGGAG ACATACAGATCAAGCATGTTGAGCGCATTTATGAAGACCCTTGATGAAGGGAATTTTACATTTGTGATTG TGGATGACCGCAATCTGCGGGTAGCAGATTTTGCTCAATTTTGGGCAAGCGCGAAG aAATCTGGCTATGAGGTGTACTTGCTGGAAGCACCATACAAGGATCCAACA GGCTGTGCGGCTAGGAATGTGCATGGGTTTACAATAGATGATATCAGAAAGATGGCAGCTGACTGGGAGGAGGCTCCACCACTATATCTCCGATTAGACACCCAT TCATTATTCCATGATGACAATCTTCGTGAGCATTCTATACAAGAG GTGGATATGGACATGGATGATACTGATGATGCCAATGACACAGCAGTTAGCACTGAGACTGAAAACTCAAACAAGGCTATACCTGAGTCGACAGGTGTTGCAGATCAAG GGGAGAAGTGGGACTCATCAGATGAAGAAGACCTAGATGACATTAAAGAGCTGGGACAGAGTAAATGGTCAAAAGATTTTGATGACGATACTGAGAAGTCCAAGCACACAGAGGGAAATACACATGCTCTTTCTGGACTGGCACAGACATATGGCACGCGTCGAAAGACACTTACGTGGGGTGATCGG CTTGAAAAGGGTGGATTCTCTATTGGTGCAGCCAAAAGAAGACGCACTTCATCTTTAATCATTGGCCCTGGATCAGGGTACAATTTG
- the LOC104583471 gene encoding pentatricopeptide repeat-containing protein At2g02750, producing the protein MSGKLSAAAVAPWKRLCKLVSDGRYQEALLAYSRAHASDLRPDAFTFPCLLKSCAALQDASAALQLHGNLVKSGFFSCPYTATALTSAYARLLRLTDARKVFDEMPERTVPCFNALIAGLSQCGKVDEARDVLSLLRKEGILPDSVTVASVLPACGVVEQAKQLHGLVVKTGDSLDRYVVTTLITKYLDYGDLETARRIFELVVHKGVESYNAMASGLSRNNEHFIALDTIREMGLGSSEKPNDTTLLVVLSACTSALASSLGKEAHCYVLKHAIDCNVKIKTALIDMYSKCGYLECAYQVFSNTEERNLVTWNTMISGFLIHDKLANALGLFEQLRLEGFNPDRITWNLMINGLAHHQKFFEVFSFFRKMRLEQVSGVNLETITSMLSACSAMSDIQHGKEIYCHVIRTMQDFEDDVFQTTVIDMFMSCGCDRYAGRVFGKEMRKSNDPALWNAMISGYGKCGKNCLALQTFNEMLKQQVQPNSATFLCALSACSHAGLVQKAMQLYQLMGSTYSVDPTIEHLSVILDLFCRAGKLPEAYDLLLKYANPPASMWYSFLGACRNYCNAELGEIAATKLYDLDPGSTTPWVILSNIYAEQYRWSEVETLRKMMSDRCLIKIPACSELV; encoded by the coding sequence ATGTCTGGCAAGCTCTCCGCAGCCGCCGTGGCGCCGTGGAAGCGACTCTGCAAGCTCGTCTCCGACGGGCGCTACCAGGAAGCCCTCCTTGCTTACTCTCGAGCCCACGCCTCCGACCTCCGTCCGGACGCCTTCACCTTCCCCTGCCTCCTCAAATCCTGCGCCGCTCTTCAGGATGCCTCCGCCGCGCTCCAGCTCCACGGCAACCTCGTCAAGTCGGGCTTCTTCTCCTGCCCCTACACGGCCACGGCTCTGACGAGTGCATATGCCAGGCTCCTCCGACTGACGGACGCACGCAaggtgttcgatgaaatgcCGGAACGAACTGTGCCCTGCTTCAATGCCCTCATCGCGGGGCTTTCGCAGTGTGGGAAGGTCGACGAAGCGAGGGATGTACTTAGTCTCCTCAGGAAAGAGGGGATATTGCCGGACTCTGTCACGGTGGCAAGTGTGCTGCCTGCTTGTGGGGTGGTTGAGCAAGCGAAACAACTGCATGGGCTCGTTGTGAAGACCGGGGACAGTTTGGATCGCTACGTTGTGACAACACTCATCACAAAGTATTTGGATTATGGGGATTTGGAGACTGCAAGGAGGATTTTTGAATTAGTGGTTCATAAGGGTGTTGAGAGTTACAATGCGATGGCTTCTGGATTGTCGAGGAATAATGAACATTTCATAGCTCTGGATACTATTAGGGAAATGGGACTTGGGTCCAGTGAAAAACCTAATGACACTACTTTGCTGGTAGTTCTCTCAGCATGCACAAGTGCATTGGCATCATCACTTGGTAAAGAAGCCCATTGCTATGTTTTGAAGCATGCAATTGATTGCAATGTCAAGATCAAGACTGCACTCATTGACATGTACTCAAAATGTGGTTATCTGGAGTGTGCTTACCAGGTTTTCTCTAACACGGAGGAGCGGAACTTGGTGACCTGGAATACAATGATCTCAGGTTTTTTGATACATGATAAGCTTgcaaatgcattagggttgttCGAACAGCTAAGATTAGAAGGGTTCAACCCTGATAGAATTACATGGAATCTGATGATTAATGGGCTTGCACATCATCAGAAGTTTTTCGAGGTCTTCTCATTTTTCCGTAAGATGCGATTGGAGCAAGTATCAGGTGTAAATCTAGAAACCATTACAAGTATGTTGAGTGCTTGTTCGGCCATGTCAGATATCCAGCATGGGAAGGAGATATATTGCCATGTTATTCGAACAATGCAAGACTTTGAGGATGATGTTTTCCAGACAACAGTGATTGACATGTTTATGAGCTGTGGCTGTGACAGGTATGCTGGTAGAGTATTTGGGAAAGAGATGAGGAAATCGAATGATCCAGCTTTGTGGAATGCAATGATTTCTGGTTATGGAAAGTGTGGAAAAAACTGTTTAGCATTGCAAACTTTTAATGAGATGCTTAAGCAGCAAGTGCAGCCCAACTCAGCTACCTTTCTTTGTGCTCTTTCAGCCTGTAGTCATGCTGGCTTAGTTCAAAAGGCAATGCAGCTGTACCAATTGATGGGGAGCACCTACAGTGTCGACCCTACTATTGAACACTTGAGTGTCATTCTTGATCTTTTCTGCCGTGCTGGAAAGCTACCTGAAGCTTATGATCTGTTACTGAAATATGCTAATCCACCAGCTTCAATGTGGTATTCTTTTCTTGGTGCATGTAGAAACTATTGTAATGCGGAACTTGGTGAAATAGCAGCAACAAAGCTCTATGATTTGGACCCCGGGAGCACAACTCCATGGGTAATTCTATCCAACATATATGCTGAACAATATCGATGGAGCGAAGTAGAGACATTGCGGAAAATGATGTCAGACAGGTGCCTCATCAAAATTCCTGCATGCAGTGAACTTGTATGA
- the LOC100846111 gene encoding probable histone deacetylase 19: MDLSSAGSGGNSLPSVGPDGQKRRVCYFYDPEVGNYYYGQGHPMKPHRIRMTHSLLAQYGLLDQMQVLRPHPARDRDLCRFHADDYISFLRSVTPETQQDQIRALKRFNVGEDCPVFDGLYSFCQTYAGASVGSAVKLNRGHDIAINWSGGLHHAKKCEASGFCYVNDIVLAILELLKHHQRVLYVDIDIHHGDGVEEAFYTTDRVMTVSFHKFGDYFPGTGDVRDIGHSKGKYYSLNVPLDDGIDDESYQSLFKPIMAKVMEVFRPGAVVLQCGADSLSGDRLGCFNLSIRGHAECVKYMRSFNVPLLLLGGGGYTIRNVARCWCYETGVALGQELEDKMPINEYYEYFGPDYTLHVAPSNMENKNTHHQLDDIRSKLLDNLSKLQHAPSVQFQERPPDTELPEADEDQEDQDERHDPDSDMELDYHTSLEDPARRSNIQGTRVKREFAGTETKDQDGNRVTAEHRGPEPMAEDIGPSKQVPPVDANAMAVDEPGNVKTEPGSSTKLPDPSAVYQKP, translated from the exons atGGACCTCTCCTcggccggctccggcggcaaCTCGCTGCCGTCGGTCGGCCCCGACGGGCAGAAGCGGCGGGTGTGCTACTTCTACGACCCGGAGGTGGGCAACTACTACTACGGGCAGGGGCACCCGATGAAGCCGCACCGCATCCGCATGACGCACTCGCTGCTGGCCCAGTACGGCCTCCTCGACCAGATGCAGGTGCTGCGGCCGCACCCTGCCCGCGACCGCGACCTCTGCCGCTTCCACGCCGACGACTacatctccttcctccgctCCGTCACGCCCGAGACGCAACAGGACCAGATCCGGGCCCTCAAGCGCTTCAACGTCGGCGAGGACTGCCCCGTCTTCGACGGCCTCTACAGCTTCTGCCAGACCTACGCGGGGGCCTCCGTCGGCAGCGCCGTCAAGCTCAACCGCGGCCACGACATCGCCATCAACTGGTCAGGGGGCCTGCACCACGCGAAGAAGTGCGAGGCGTCCGGGTTCTGCTACGTCAACGACATCGTCCTCGCCATCCTCGAGCTACTCAAGCATCACCAG CGGGTTCTATATGTTGATATTGATATTCACCATGGGGATGGAGTTGAGGAGGCGTTCTACACAACTGATAGGGTCATGACAGTTTCATTCCACAAGTTTGGGGATTATTTCCCTGGCACAGGGGATGTCCGTGATATTGGCCATTCAAAGGGGAAGTATTACTCCCTGAATGTTCCTCTGGACGATGGGATTGATGACGAAAGCTACCAGTCCCTGTTTAAGCCAATAATGGCCAAAGTTATGGAGGTTTTCCGCCCTGGTGCAGTTGTGCTTCAGTGTGGTGCTGATTCGTTATCTGGTGATAGGTTGGGTTGCTTCAACCTTTCAATCAGAGGTCATGCAGAATGTGTGAAGTACATGAGGTCTTTCAACGTTCCATTGTTGCTTCTTGGCGGTGGTGGATATACCATAAGAAATGTTGCACGTTGTTGGTGTTATGAG ACAGGAGTTGCACTAGGTCAAGAGCTTGAGGATAAAATGCCTATAAATGAGTACTACGAATACTTTGGTCCAGATTACACTCTTCATGTTGCACCAAGTAACATGGAGAACAAAAATACACACCATCAACTGGATGATATAAGGAGCAAACTTCTTGATAATCTTTCAAAACTTCAACATGCTCCTAGTGTCCAATTTCAAGAGCGGCCTCCTGATACAGAGTTACCTGAG GCGGATGAAGATCAAGAGGATCAGGATGAAAGGCATGACCCTGATTCTGATATGGAATTGGATTATCACACATCTTTGGAAGACCCAGCAAG GAGGAGCAATATTCAAGGTACAAGAGTTAAGAGAGAATTTGCTGGAACAGAAACCAAAGATCAG GATGGTAACAGAGTAACAGCTGAACATAGAGGACCAGAACCAATGGCAGAGGACATTGGTCCCTCGAAGCAAGTCCCT CCGGTCGATGCAAATgcgatggctgtggatgagcCAGGAAATGTCAAGACAGAACCAGGGAGCTCTACCAAATTGCCAGACCCATCGGCTGTTTATCAGAAGCCATGA